One region of Microbacterium sp. M28 genomic DNA includes:
- the def gene encoding peptide deformylase has translation MAVREIRLFGDPVLRTTCAPIEHIDDGVRALVADLIDTVELPGRAGVAANQIGVALRAFSYNIDGDIGYVLNPVLVEVRGEPVPTGEGCLSVPGLWHDALRHPWARVEGIDLDGEPVVLEGEGLLAQALQHETDHLDGKVYLSRLAPETRKIAMREVRESSWF, from the coding sequence ATGGCCGTCCGGGAGATCCGGCTGTTCGGCGACCCCGTGCTGCGCACGACATGCGCGCCGATCGAGCACATCGATGACGGTGTCCGCGCCCTGGTCGCCGACCTGATCGACACTGTCGAGCTTCCCGGACGCGCCGGCGTCGCGGCGAATCAGATCGGCGTCGCGCTGCGGGCTTTCAGCTACAACATCGACGGAGACATCGGATACGTGCTCAACCCCGTGCTCGTCGAGGTGCGCGGCGAGCCGGTTCCCACCGGTGAAGGCTGCCTGTCCGTACCCGGTCTCTGGCACGATGCGCTGCGCCACCCATGGGCGCGCGTCGAGGGCATCGATCTCGACGGCGAACCCGTGGTCCTGGAGGGCGAGGGACTGCTCGCTCAGGCGCTGCAGCACGAGACGGACCACCTGGACGGCAAGGTCTACCTGTCGCGCCTCGCGCCGGAAACGCGCAAGATCGCGATGCGCGAGGTCCGCGAGAGCAGCTGGTTCTGA
- a CDS encoding MinD/ParA family protein, translating to MTAKNTDRPDDDDSLGVLDDAASLDTASLGILGGTAQVSLTIPTGDEDDLLDDDAVVDGEVASELIIDPAPELEPSSAADVIGRIKDGGIDIVIEVAADELPEAPAATSVDAPVTAEVVLDHEELADRIATHEAGTSADSGDLVIERDAEPATTAEPEPSVSPIDSEGTEDAAAESDDQGAAAPVEVPEPAPAAAAPQKAKPLTKPAKPAKTKPKRTPKPVTPVDTDASDDTDAPVDTDDRFDTDAPVASAPSTAAATSTESPASAASEVAAAPADAKVEEPATQSEPADAAPAPRPSSAWVATVERAAAGEASDPEEEQDDTVSTEKDARTTSTETSVAPRPVSAPVRADVELTSKRLGEQLGQASRESADLLTADRLLDPHQVTKPEPEGAWSHFLYTVSGRRINIGDGKNAKARKALSAKIAAPLSGGARFVPVLSRKGGVGKTTITALLGMALADARDDRVIAVDANPDRGTLAERIVRSHNRSVRDLVRLHGEVRGYHDISAIVARDSTRLDVLASDTDPRIADAFSDADYRDVADIAAHYYSLVLTDTGTGIVHSVMGATLELADQLVIVSGLSVDEARLASETLTWLETNGYAAQARDAIVVLNQSTPGSPLVRLNELEAHFATRARHVVRMPYDPQIAGGGAIVFTSLQPETRKAARELAALLVEGLRASAA from the coding sequence ATGACCGCGAAGAACACCGATCGACCCGACGACGATGATTCGCTCGGGGTGCTGGACGACGCCGCATCTCTGGATACGGCCAGCCTCGGCATCCTCGGCGGCACCGCTCAGGTGAGCCTGACGATCCCGACCGGCGACGAGGACGACCTCCTCGACGACGACGCCGTCGTGGACGGCGAAGTCGCATCCGAGCTGATCATCGACCCGGCACCGGAGCTCGAGCCTTCTTCGGCCGCGGACGTCATCGGGCGCATCAAGGACGGCGGCATCGACATCGTCATCGAGGTCGCCGCCGATGAACTGCCCGAGGCGCCGGCTGCCACGAGCGTCGACGCGCCGGTGACCGCGGAGGTCGTGCTCGACCACGAGGAACTCGCCGACAGGATCGCGACGCACGAAGCCGGAACGTCCGCCGACAGCGGCGATCTGGTCATCGAACGGGATGCCGAGCCGGCGACGACCGCCGAGCCGGAGCCCTCCGTGTCGCCGATCGACTCGGAAGGCACGGAGGATGCCGCGGCCGAGAGCGACGACCAGGGGGCCGCAGCGCCGGTCGAAGTGCCCGAGCCCGCACCCGCTGCGGCGGCGCCGCAGAAGGCGAAACCGCTGACGAAGCCGGCCAAGCCCGCCAAGACGAAGCCCAAGCGGACGCCGAAGCCGGTCACTCCGGTCGACACGGATGCGTCTGACGACACGGATGCTCCGGTCGACACGGATGACCGGTTCGACACGGATGCTCCCGTCGCGTCGGCGCCTTCCACCGCTGCGGCGACATCGACCGAGAGTCCGGCCAGTGCGGCATCCGAAGTCGCCGCGGCACCGGCGGACGCGAAGGTCGAGGAGCCCGCAACGCAGAGCGAACCCGCCGACGCCGCACCCGCTCCTCGCCCGAGCTCCGCGTGGGTCGCCACGGTCGAACGAGCCGCGGCAGGCGAGGCATCCGATCCCGAAGAGGAACAGGACGACACCGTGAGCACTGAGAAGGACGCCCGAACGACGTCGACCGAGACCTCGGTCGCACCGCGGCCGGTATCCGCACCCGTCCGGGCGGATGTCGAGTTGACCTCGAAGCGACTCGGCGAACAGCTCGGCCAGGCTTCGCGGGAGTCGGCGGATCTGCTGACCGCCGATCGACTGCTCGACCCGCATCAGGTCACCAAACCGGAGCCGGAGGGGGCCTGGAGCCACTTCCTGTACACCGTGTCCGGCCGCCGCATCAACATCGGCGACGGCAAGAACGCGAAGGCGCGCAAGGCGCTGTCGGCGAAGATCGCGGCTCCGCTGAGCGGTGGCGCGCGCTTCGTCCCGGTGCTCTCCCGCAAGGGCGGGGTCGGAAAGACCACGATCACGGCGCTTCTCGGCATGGCTCTCGCCGATGCCAGAGACGACCGGGTGATCGCGGTGGACGCGAACCCCGACCGGGGGACCCTCGCGGAGCGGATCGTGCGTTCGCACAACAGATCCGTCCGAGACCTCGTCCGTCTGCACGGAGAGGTGCGCGGTTATCACGACATCTCGGCGATCGTCGCCCGCGACAGCACACGTCTCGATGTGCTCGCGTCCGACACGGACCCGCGCATCGCGGACGCGTTCAGCGACGCCGACTACCGTGACGTCGCCGACATCGCGGCGCACTACTACTCGTTGGTGCTGACGGACACGGGTACGGGAATCGTCCACTCCGTGATGGGGGCGACGCTCGAGCTCGCGGACCAGCTCGTGATCGTCTCCGGCCTGAGCGTGGACGAGGCGCGACTCGCCTCCGAGACGCTGACCTGGCTCGAGACGAACGGGTACGCGGCGCAGGCCCGCGACGCGATCGTCGTGCTCAACCAGTCGACGCCAGGCAGCCCGCTGGTGCGGCTCAACGAGCTGGAGGCCCACTTCGCCACACGCGCCCGCCACGTGGTGCGGATGCCGTACGACCCGCAGATCGCCGGCGGTGGAGCCATCGTGTTCACATCGCTGCAGCCGGAGACCCGCAAGGCGGCCAGGGAGCTGGCCGCGCTGCTCGTCGAGGGCCTCCGGGCGAGCGCCGCCTGA